A stretch of the Nicotiana tabacum cultivar K326 chromosome 6, ASM71507v2, whole genome shotgun sequence genome encodes the following:
- the LOC107823893 gene encoding laccase-12, with product MQAFNMSIANPLRSLLIYGILLLFANAVSLAKAKIHNHDFVIQATPVKRLCNTRSTITVNGQFPGPTLEVNNGDTLVVKVVNKAQYNVTIHWHGVRQMRTAWADGPEFITQCPIRPGGSYTYRFTIQGQEGTLWWHAHSSWLRATVYGALVIHPKEGTSYPFPKPKRETPILLGEWWDANPIDVIRQATRTGAAPNVSDAYTINGQPGDLYKCSSQDTTIVHVDSGETNLLRVINAGLNQQLFFKVANHKFTVVGADASYVKPFTTSVIMLGPGQTTDVLITANQPPARYYMAVRAYASAQGAPFDNTTTTAILEYKAAPCPAKGVKINPILPPLPAFNDTATATTFTSSFRSARKVDVPTEIDENLFFTVGLGLNNCPAGASSSSCQGPNGTRFTASMNNVSFVLPSNFSLLQAHHQGIPGVFSTDFPAVPPVKFDYTGNVSRSLWQPISSTKLYKLKYGARVQIVLQGTSIFTAENHPIHLHGYDFYILAEGFGNFNPQTDTAKFNLVDPPLRNTASVPVNGWSVIRFVADNPGVWIMHCHLDVHITWGLAMAFLVQNGVTQLEALEEPPVDLPVC from the exons atgcagGCCTTCAACATGAGCATTGCCAACCCCTTGCGCTCTTTGTTAATATATGGCATTTTGCTTCTTTTTGCAAATGCTGTGTCTTTAGCTAAAGCAAAAATCCACAACCACGACTTTGTT ATTCAAGCAACGCCAGTAAAGAGGCTGTGCAATACGCGCAGCACCATAACAGTGAATGGACAATTTCCCGGACCAACTTTGGAAGTGAACAATGGAGATACTCTAGTTGTCAAAGTTGTCAATAAAGCTCAGTATAATGTCACCATTCATTG GCATGGGGTGAGACAAATGAGAACAGCATGGGCAGATGGACCAGAATTTATCACACAATGTCCAATAAGACCAGGAGGGAGTTACACTTATCGGTTTACAATTCAAGGACAAGAAGGCACACTTTGGTGGCACGCCCACAGCTCATGGCTCAGGGCCACTGTTTATGGAGCCTTAGTTATTCACCCTAAAGAAGGAACTTCCTACCCATTCCCTAAGCCCAAGAGAGAAACCCCCATTCTTCTTG GTGAGTGGTGGGATGCAAACCCCATTGACGTTATTCGACAAGCCACGCGAACAGGAGCAGCGCCTAATGTATCTGATGCTTACACTATTAATGGCCAACCCGGTGATCTTTACAAGTGTTCTAGTCAAG ATACTACCATAGTCCATGTGGACTCTGGTGAGACGAACCTCCTTCGAGTCATCAACGCTGGACTCAACCAACAACTTTTCTTCAAAGTAGCCAACCACAAGTTCACTGTTGTTGGAGCAGATGCATCTTATGTTAAACCTTTCACCACATCAGTCATTATGCTAGGACCAGGCCAAACTACTGATGTCCTCATCACTGCAAACCAACCACCAGCCCGGTATTACATGGCTGTGCGCGCCTATGCAAGTGCTCAAGGTGCACCCTTTGACAATACCACCACTACAGCCATACTAGAATACAAAGCTGCTCCTTGCCCTGCCAAAGGTGTCAAAATCAATCCCATTCTCCCACCTCTGCCCGCATTTAACGACACTGCTACTGCCACTACCTTCACATCCAGTTTCAGGAGCGCAAGAAAAGTCGATGTCCCAACTGAAATCGACGAAAATCTGTTCTTCACAGTTGGATTAGGACTCAATAACTGTCCTGCAGGGGCAAGCTCCAGCAGCTGTCAAGGTCCAAATGGAACGCGATTCACTGCTAGTATGAACAACGTGTCATTTGTGCTACCATCCAATTTCTCCCTGCTTCAAGCACATCACCAGGGGATACCTGGAGTTTTCTCAACTGATTTTCCAGCAGTTCCACCAGTTAAATTCGATTACACAGGGAACGTGAGCAGGTCACTCTGGCAACCTATTTCATCAACTAAACTATACAAGTTAAAATATGGTGCGAGAGTGCAAATTGTGTTACAGGGAACTAGTATATTCACAGCTGAAAATCACCCAATTCATCTTCATGGTTATGATTTTTACATTCTTGCTGAGGGCTTTGGGAATTTCAATCCACAAACTGATACTGCTAAATTCAACCTTGTCGATCCACCTCTTCGTAATACTGCAAGTGTACCAGTTAATGGATGGTCTGTTATTAGATTCGTCGCTGATAATCCAG GAGTTTGGATAATGCATTGTCACTtggatgtgcatattacttgggGTTTGGCCATGGCTTTCCTCGTCCAAAATGGAGTTACTCAATTGGAAGCATTGGAGGAGCCTCCAGTTGATCTTCCTGTCTGTTAA